The Desulfuromonas versatilis genome has a segment encoding these proteins:
- a CDS encoding histone deacetylase family protein translates to MKIFHSDILSFPLHPNQDFLVAKYELLIRRILSAGFARPRELLTPPEATLEEITRVHDPDYVERLLKGQLSPRELREVGLPWSPGIIERARRSTGATIEACRWALREGVALHLGGGTHHAFRNRAKGFCWLNDCAIAARAMIAEQRVRRVLILDCDVHQGDGTAAIFRGDPDVFTFSIHGSSSYPYHRKPGDLDIDLPSDTGDQAYLQALEAGLKTALERFTPELVIYLAGADIYEGDRYGSLSLSLDGIGLRDRLVFDCFARSETPLAVTLAGGYSAQIEDAVEIHFQTARIAFEYHQRRNVRISE, encoded by the coding sequence GTGAAGATCTTCCACAGCGACATACTCTCCTTTCCCCTCCACCCGAACCAGGATTTTCTCGTCGCCAAATACGAACTGCTGATCCGGCGCATCCTTTCCGCCGGCTTCGCCAGACCTCGGGAGCTTCTCACACCGCCCGAGGCCACTCTGGAGGAGATCACCCGGGTCCACGATCCCGACTACGTGGAGCGGCTGCTGAAGGGGCAATTGTCTCCCCGGGAGCTCCGCGAGGTGGGGCTTCCCTGGTCCCCAGGGATTATCGAGCGGGCGCGCCGCTCGACAGGGGCCACCATCGAGGCTTGCCGGTGGGCGCTGCGCGAGGGGGTGGCCCTGCACCTGGGTGGCGGCACCCACCACGCCTTTCGCAACCGGGCCAAGGGGTTCTGCTGGCTCAATGACTGCGCCATTGCCGCCCGGGCGATGATCGCCGAACAACGGGTGCGGCGGGTGCTGATACTCGACTGCGATGTCCACCAGGGTGACGGCACGGCGGCGATTTTCCGGGGCGACCCGGACGTGTTCACCTTTTCCATCCACGGCAGCTCCAGCTACCCCTACCACCGCAAGCCCGGCGATCTCGACATCGACCTGCCCAGCGACACCGGCGACCAGGCCTACCTTCAGGCCCTGGAAGCAGGGCTGAAAACCGCCCTGGAGCGGTTCACCCCGGAGTTGGTCATCTATCTGGCCGGCGCCGACATCTACGAGGGCGACCGCTACGGGAGCCTTTCTCTCAGCCTGGATGGGATCGGGCTGCGCGACCGGCTGGTCTTCGACTGCTTCGCCCGCTCCGAAACCCCGCTGGCGGTCACCCTGGCCGGCGGTTATTCCGCGCAGATCGAGGACGCGGTGGAGATCCACTTTCAGACCGCCCGTATCGCTTTCGAGTACCACCAGCGACGAAATGTCCGAATATCGGAATAA
- the tdh gene encoding L-threonine 3-dehydrogenase, giving the protein MRALAKLKPEPGIWMHEVPIPEIGHNDLLIKITKTAICGTDIHIYNWDEWSQQTIPIGMTIGHEYAGVVAAVGQEVSGFRIGDRVSGEGHVTCGHCRNCRAGRRHLCRNAIGVGVNRAGAFAEYLVLPAVNAFKLPESISDELAAIFDPFGNAVHTALSFDLVGEDVLITGAGPIGIMAAAVARHAGARHVVVTDINPYRLELAGRMGATRTVRVDRESLTRVEAELGMTEGFDVGLEMSGVPSALREMLETINHGGKIAILGIPPEEMPVDWSKIIFKGLTLKGIYGREMFETWYKMASLVQAGLDLTPMITHRFPLSDFQQAFEVMRSGESGKVILDWQ; this is encoded by the coding sequence ATGCGGGCCCTGGCCAAGCTCAAGCCCGAGCCGGGCATCTGGATGCACGAGGTGCCGATCCCCGAGATCGGCCACAACGACCTGCTGATCAAGATCACCAAGACCGCCATCTGCGGCACCGACATCCACATCTACAACTGGGACGAGTGGTCGCAGCAGACCATCCCCATCGGCATGACCATCGGCCACGAATACGCCGGGGTGGTAGCCGCGGTGGGCCAGGAGGTCAGCGGCTTTCGGATCGGCGACCGGGTCTCGGGCGAGGGGCACGTCACCTGCGGCCACTGCCGCAACTGCCGGGCCGGCCGCCGCCACCTGTGCCGCAACGCCATCGGGGTGGGCGTCAACCGCGCCGGCGCCTTTGCCGAATACCTGGTGCTGCCGGCGGTCAACGCCTTCAAGCTGCCCGAGAGCATCTCCGACGAACTTGCGGCCATCTTCGACCCCTTCGGCAACGCCGTGCACACCGCCCTCTCCTTCGACCTGGTGGGCGAGGACGTGCTGATCACCGGCGCCGGGCCCATCGGCATCATGGCCGCCGCGGTGGCCCGCCACGCCGGGGCGCGCCACGTGGTGGTCACCGACATCAACCCCTACCGGCTCGAACTGGCGGGGCGCATGGGCGCCACCCGCACCGTGCGCGTCGACCGGGAATCGCTGACCAGGGTGGAGGCGGAGCTGGGGATGACCGAGGGCTTCGACGTGGGGCTGGAGATGTCCGGCGTCCCCTCGGCCCTGCGCGAGATGCTCGAGACCATCAACCACGGCGGCAAGATCGCCATCCTCGGCATCCCGCCGGAGGAGATGCCGGTAGACTGGAGCAAGATCATCTTCAAGGGGCTGACCCTCAAGGGGATCTACGGGCGGGAGATGTTCGAGACCTGGTACAAGATGGCCAGCCTGGTGCAGGCCGGCCTCGATCTGACGCCGATGATCACCCACCGTTTTCCGCTCAGCGACTTCCAGCAGGCCTTCGAGGTGATGCGCTCCGGAGAGTCGGGCAAGGTGATCCTCGACTGGCAATGA
- a CDS encoding glycine C-acetyltransferase, protein MSRKIYQHLARQIEELRGEGFYKDERQIHSPQSAQIRIASGEQVINFCANNYLGLANHPALIEAAKRGLDERGFGMASVRFICGTQDTHKQLEQNLSHYLGTEDSILYSSCFDANGGLFETLLGEEDAVISDALNHASIIDGIRLSKARRLRYANNDMAELEDCLKRSRDARFRLIATDGVFSMDGVIADLPRICELAERYDALVMVDDSHAVGVLGERGRGTHEYHGVMERVDILTGTLGKALGGASGGYTSGRREIVEWLRQRSRPYLFSNALAPAVVYASLRVLEMLEAGDELRAQLAGNSRYFREQMSKAGFTLAGADHPIIPVMIGDAALAGRMADRLLEEGIYVIGFSYPVVPKGQARIRTQISAAHSREQLDQAVAAFTRVGRELGVIR, encoded by the coding sequence ATGAGCCGAAAAATCTACCAGCACCTGGCCAGGCAGATCGAGGAGCTGCGCGGCGAGGGGTTCTACAAGGACGAACGGCAGATCCACTCGCCGCAGAGCGCCCAGATCCGCATCGCCTCGGGCGAGCAGGTAATCAACTTCTGCGCCAACAACTACCTGGGGCTGGCCAACCACCCGGCGCTGATCGAGGCCGCCAAGCGCGGGCTCGACGAGCGCGGCTTCGGCATGGCCTCGGTGCGCTTCATCTGCGGCACCCAGGACACCCACAAACAGCTGGAGCAGAACCTCAGCCACTATCTGGGCACCGAGGACAGCATCCTCTACTCCTCGTGCTTCGACGCCAACGGCGGGCTCTTCGAAACCCTGCTCGGCGAAGAGGACGCGGTGATCAGCGACGCCCTCAACCATGCCAGCATCATCGACGGCATCCGCCTGAGCAAGGCCCGCCGCCTGCGCTACGCCAACAACGACATGGCCGAGCTCGAGGACTGTCTCAAGCGGAGCCGCGACGCGCGCTTTCGGCTGATCGCCACCGACGGGGTCTTCTCCATGGACGGGGTGATCGCCGATCTGCCGCGCATCTGCGAGCTGGCCGAGCGCTACGACGCCCTGGTGATGGTCGACGACTCCCACGCCGTGGGGGTGTTGGGCGAGCGGGGGCGCGGCACCCACGAATACCACGGGGTCATGGAGCGGGTCGATATCCTCACCGGGACCCTCGGCAAGGCCCTGGGCGGGGCCAGCGGCGGCTACACCTCCGGGCGCCGGGAAATCGTCGAGTGGCTGCGCCAGCGCTCGCGCCCCTACCTCTTCTCCAACGCGCTGGCTCCGGCGGTGGTCTACGCCTCGTTGCGGGTGCTGGAGATGCTCGAAGCCGGCGACGAGCTGCGCGCGCAGCTGGCCGGGAACAGCCGTTATTTCCGCGAGCAGATGAGCAAGGCCGGCTTCACCCTGGCCGGCGCCGACCACCCGATCATCCCGGTGATGATCGGCGATGCCGCCCTGGCAGGGCGCATGGCCGACAGGCTGCTGGAGGAGGGGATCTACGTCATCGGCTTCTCCTACCCGGTGGTCCCCAAGGGGCAGGCACGCATCCGCACCCAGATCTCCGCCGCCCACAGCCGCGAACAGCTCGACCAGGCGGTGGCGGCCTTCACCCGGGTCGGCCGCGAACTGGGGGTGATCCGATGA
- a CDS encoding glycine cleavage system protein R gives MQNRFIMTAFGKDRPGIVADVTRMLYENGCNLEDTAMTMLADEFTLNLLFSCNQEGVEETLLQECERLDLDKEISAFIRPLPARQAKAPRAAAAATIHVEGLDQAGIVYKISQYLAKNAVNIVDLKSQAQASPESGTAVYLMDIHVQLPAGTALRAIEEGLATVADELHVEISLSQG, from the coding sequence ATGCAGAATCGCTTCATCATGACCGCCTTTGGCAAGGACCGTCCCGGGATCGTTGCCGACGTCACCCGGATGCTCTACGAAAACGGCTGCAACCTCGAAGACACCGCCATGACCATGCTGGCCGACGAGTTCACCCTCAACCTGCTGTTCTCCTGTAACCAGGAGGGGGTCGAGGAGACCCTGCTCCAGGAATGCGAACGGCTCGATCTGGACAAGGAGATCTCGGCCTTCATCCGCCCGCTGCCGGCGCGCCAGGCCAAAGCTCCCCGCGCCGCCGCCGCAGCCACTATCCACGTGGAGGGGCTCGACCAGGCCGGGATCGTCTACAAGATCAGCCAGTACCTGGCTAAAAACGCCGTCAACATCGTCGACCTCAAATCCCAGGCCCAGGCCTCCCCGGAAAGCGGCACCGCCGTCTACCTGATGGACATCCACGTCCAGCTCCCCGCGGGGACCGCGCTGCGCGCCATCGAGGAGGGGCTCGCCACGGTGGCCGACGAGCTGCACGTGGAGATCAGCCTGTCGCAGGGGTAG
- the xthA gene encoding exodeoxyribonuclease III, which translates to MKLVSFNVNGLRSRLHQLEAVVTKHRPDIIGLQETKVQDVDFPVAAIEALGYRVAFHGQKTHYGVALLSRQEPIEVQLGFPGDGEDAQRRLIRGWFRLADGSTLQVINGYFPQGENREHPVKFPGKQRFYADLQACLEQGCDPATPLVVMGDFNIAPVDHDIGIGEDNARRWLRTGKTSFLPEERGWFQALQSWGLHDSFRELNPGIDDRFSWFDYRSRGFESDPRRGLRIDHILLTAGLMESCREAGIDYEIRAMEKPSDHCPVWADLELG; encoded by the coding sequence ATGAAACTGGTATCGTTCAACGTCAACGGCCTCCGCTCGCGCCTGCACCAGCTCGAGGCGGTGGTGACCAAGCACCGGCCCGACATCATCGGCCTGCAGGAGACCAAGGTGCAGGACGTCGATTTCCCCGTCGCCGCCATCGAGGCTCTCGGCTACCGGGTGGCCTTTCACGGCCAGAAGACCCACTACGGGGTGGCGCTGCTCTCGCGCCAGGAGCCCATCGAGGTGCAGCTCGGCTTCCCCGGCGACGGCGAAGACGCCCAGCGGCGCCTGATCCGCGGCTGGTTTCGGCTGGCCGACGGTTCGACCCTGCAGGTGATCAACGGCTATTTCCCCCAGGGGGAAAATCGCGAGCACCCGGTCAAATTCCCCGGCAAGCAGCGTTTTTACGCCGATCTGCAGGCATGCCTGGAACAGGGCTGCGACCCTGCGACCCCCCTGGTGGTGATGGGCGATTTCAACATCGCCCCGGTCGATCACGATATCGGCATCGGCGAGGACAACGCCCGGCGCTGGCTGCGAACCGGCAAGACCAGCTTTCTTCCAGAAGAGCGCGGCTGGTTTCAGGCTCTTCAGTCCTGGGGGCTGCACGACAGCTTTCGCGAACTGAACCCCGGGATCGACGACCGCTTCAGCTGGTTCGACTACCGCAGCCGCGGCTTCGAGAGCGATCCCCGGCGCGGCCTGCGCATCGACCACATCCTGCTCACCGCCGGGTTGATGGAGTCCTGCCGGGAGGCCGGCATCGACTACGAGATCCGCGCCATGGAAAAGCCCTCCGATCATTGCCCGGTGTGGGCGGATCTCGAACTGGGCTGA
- a CDS encoding HDOD domain-containing protein: MAPETSQKIVTLKELLARMQEEKNFPAVSRHISEINAKASPNSNSSAHQLAELVLKDYALTSKLLRVANSALFGQFSGQISTISRAVVVLGFEQVRLAATGLIFFEHLQDKARSHYLKEAVLASFLSGILARELARHLRLEGGERYFIGAMFHGFGRLLAMYYFPQEYEVFQELTRAGEGSEEKASRRALGISFTELGIGVARSWGLPEIIIGSMKKPRPEDLEKKTGKADHHQCLSGLANELCALTMNLPVQERPARLQELLKRYKELYPVPQKKILEMLDGALSEMEKFSDVLSLNRADLALLNKRKFAGDEEEGRAAAEPELVEAPAASALKKFQVREPAQRIHRDADPEDRRQHLMAGIQEITNVMLDDFALDQILNMILETVYLGIGFDRVLLFIKDPRSGAMLARFGLGKNTRELVKGFSFPVDEGGSDLFSWVLAEGRDLYVGNISDTAVRDHKPRWFRDAIFSPSFALYPITVDKKCIGLIYGGHDQPGEHLDTQQLNSMKTLRNQAALAIKQCYAG; the protein is encoded by the coding sequence ATGGCCCCAGAGACCAGTCAGAAAATAGTAACGCTCAAGGAACTGCTCGCCCGCATGCAGGAAGAAAAGAACTTTCCTGCCGTCTCCCGGCACATCTCCGAAATCAACGCCAAGGCCTCCCCCAACAGCAACTCCTCGGCCCACCAGCTGGCCGAGCTGGTACTCAAGGACTACGCCCTGACCAGCAAGCTGCTGCGGGTGGCCAACTCTGCCCTGTTCGGCCAGTTCTCCGGGCAGATCTCCACCATCTCCCGTGCGGTGGTCGTGCTCGGTTTCGAACAGGTGCGGCTGGCCGCAACGGGCCTGATCTTTTTCGAACACCTGCAGGACAAGGCCCGCTCCCATTACCTCAAGGAGGCGGTGCTCGCCTCGTTTCTGAGCGGCATCCTGGCGCGCGAACTGGCCCGTCACCTGCGGCTGGAGGGGGGGGAGAGGTATTTCATCGGCGCCATGTTCCACGGCTTCGGCCGGCTGCTGGCGATGTACTACTTTCCGCAGGAATACGAGGTTTTCCAGGAGCTGACCAGGGCAGGGGAGGGTTCGGAGGAAAAGGCCAGCCGCAGGGCGCTGGGCATCTCCTTCACCGAGTTGGGCATCGGGGTGGCCCGCTCCTGGGGGTTGCCCGAGATCATCATCGGCAGCATGAAAAAACCCCGCCCCGAGGACCTGGAGAAGAAAACCGGCAAGGCCGATCACCACCAGTGCCTCTCCGGCCTGGCCAACGAGCTTTGCGCGCTGACCATGAACCTGCCGGTTCAGGAGCGCCCCGCCCGTCTTCAGGAACTGCTGAAGAGATACAAGGAACTCTACCCCGTCCCGCAAAAGAAGATCCTGGAGATGCTGGACGGCGCCCTTTCGGAAATGGAAAAGTTCTCCGACGTCCTGAGCCTCAACCGGGCCGATCTCGCGCTGCTGAATAAACGCAAGTTTGCCGGGGACGAAGAGGAGGGGAGGGCGGCCGCCGAACCCGAGCTGGTGGAGGCGCCCGCTGCTTCGGCGCTGAAGAAATTCCAGGTCAGGGAGCCCGCGCAGCGCATCCACCGCGATGCCGACCCCGAGGACCGGCGTCAGCACCTGATGGCGGGGATCCAGGAGATCACCAACGTCATGCTGGATGATTTCGCCCTCGACCAGATCCTCAACATGATACTGGAAACCGTCTACCTGGGGATCGGCTTCGACCGGGTCCTGCTGTTCATCAAGGACCCCCGCTCGGGCGCCATGCTGGCCCGCTTCGGGCTGGGCAAAAACACCCGCGAGCTGGTCAAGGGATTCAGCTTCCCCGTCGATGAGGGAGGCTCGGACCTGTTCAGCTGGGTACTCGCCGAAGGGCGCGATCTCTACGTCGGCAACATCTCCGATACCGCCGTCCGCGACCACAAGCCCCGCTGGTTTCGCGACGCCATCTTCTCCCCCAGTTTCGCCCTCTATCCCATCACCGTCGACAAAAAGTGCATCGGCCTGATCTACGGCGGCCATGACCAGCCGGGCGAGCACCTCGACACCCAGCAGCTCAATTCCATGAAGACCCTGCGCAACCAGGCGGCGCTGGCCATCAAGCAGTGCTATGCGGGTTAG
- a CDS encoding preprotein translocase subunit SecA, whose product MMLPARDYHATRIATPGKLPKGLDRWAHDALGRLRGGGRTLQRYREQAEQIVARSLQQRLLSERRLREELQQMQAHFRRRQKGYEAQLPEALALLAESAERTLGMRPYPVQVLGALAIHHGCLAEMATGEGKTLTACFPAILAAWSGRPCHVVTANDYLASRDAGIMAPLYRFAGLSAGWVGGEMEPAERRSNYARGVVYTTSKELLADFLRDRLQPGLCSDAARRQLRRLLDPRAVQNDARVMRGLDTAIIDEADSVLIDEAVTPLIISATQENRALTETSLLAQRIADSLVPGEHYRSEERYHEIRLTEAGRARLGAAAEELPGLWRGEARREELVLTALSAREFYRRGKQYVVEEGKVVIVDEFTGRLMPQRTWRQGLHQAIEAREGLALSDPSETLARLSFQRFFRFFRHLGGMTGTAREAAGEFWHIYNLPVLAVPTHKPCIREILPSRVYADRQSKWRAIADEVLECHRAGRPVLVGTRSIAASEELAAMLSGQGVPCQLLNAVRHREEAQIIAGAGQRGAVTIATNMAGRGTDIHLGRGVAELGGLHVIVSERHEAGRIDRQLIGRCSRQGEPGSARSYISMDDELLRRFAPRPARRLLARALAENRPGAAALVEKTLALAQQAAQRLAFRQRETVLQTDDWLSDALSFARSEVEG is encoded by the coding sequence ATGATGCTGCCGGCCCGCGACTACCATGCCACCCGCATCGCCACCCCCGGCAAGCTGCCCAAGGGACTCGACCGCTGGGCTCACGACGCCCTGGGACGGCTGCGCGGCGGCGGCCGCACCCTGCAGCGTTACCGCGAGCAGGCCGAGCAGATCGTCGCCCGCTCGCTGCAGCAGCGGCTGCTCTCCGAACGCCGGCTGCGCGAGGAGTTGCAGCAGATGCAGGCCCATTTCCGCCGGCGCCAAAAGGGGTACGAGGCCCAGCTCCCCGAGGCCCTGGCGCTGCTGGCCGAAAGCGCCGAACGGACCCTGGGGATGCGCCCCTACCCGGTGCAGGTGCTCGGCGCCCTGGCCATCCATCACGGCTGCCTGGCCGAAATGGCCACCGGCGAGGGCAAAACCCTCACCGCCTGTTTTCCGGCGATCCTCGCCGCCTGGTCGGGCCGCCCCTGCCACGTGGTCACCGCCAATGACTACCTCGCCTCCCGCGATGCCGGGATCATGGCCCCTCTCTACCGCTTTGCAGGCCTGTCGGCCGGCTGGGTGGGGGGAGAGATGGAGCCGGCGGAGCGGCGCAGCAACTACGCCCGGGGCGTGGTCTACACCACCAGCAAGGAGCTGCTCGCCGACTTTCTGCGCGACCGGCTGCAGCCCGGGCTCTGCAGCGATGCGGCGCGCCGCCAGCTGCGCCGGCTGCTCGACCCCCGCGCGGTGCAGAACGACGCCCGGGTGATGCGCGGGCTGGACACGGCGATCATCGACGAGGCGGACAGCGTGCTGATCGACGAGGCGGTCACCCCGCTGATCATCTCCGCGACGCAGGAAAACCGGGCGCTCACCGAGACCAGCCTGCTGGCCCAGCGGATCGCCGATTCCCTGGTCCCCGGGGAGCATTACCGCAGCGAGGAGCGCTACCACGAAATCCGCCTGACCGAAGCGGGGCGCGCCCGGCTCGGCGCCGCGGCCGAAGAGCTGCCGGGGCTCTGGCGCGGCGAAGCCCGCCGCGAAGAGCTGGTGCTCACGGCGCTGAGCGCGCGGGAGTTTTACCGGCGAGGCAAGCAGTACGTGGTGGAGGAGGGCAAGGTGGTCATCGTCGATGAATTCACCGGGCGGCTCATGCCCCAGCGCACCTGGCGCCAGGGCCTGCACCAGGCCATCGAGGCCCGCGAGGGGCTGGCCCTCTCCGACCCCAGCGAAACCCTGGCCCGGCTCAGCTTTCAGCGGTTTTTCCGGTTCTTCCGGCATTTGGGGGGGATGACCGGGACCGCCCGGGAGGCGGCCGGCGAATTCTGGCATATCTACAACCTGCCGGTGCTGGCCGTCCCCACCCACAAGCCCTGCATCCGCGAGATTCTGCCGAGCCGCGTTTATGCCGACCGACAGAGCAAATGGCGGGCGATTGCCGACGAGGTTTTGGAATGTCACCGGGCGGGGCGGCCGGTGCTGGTCGGCACCCGCAGCATTGCGGCCAGCGAGGAGCTGGCCGCAATGCTCTCCGGCCAGGGGGTTCCCTGCCAGCTGCTCAACGCGGTGCGCCACCGCGAAGAGGCGCAGATCATCGCCGGCGCCGGCCAGCGCGGCGCCGTGACCATCGCCACCAACATGGCCGGCCGCGGCACCGATATCCACCTCGGCCGCGGGGTGGCCGAACTCGGCGGCCTGCACGTGATCGTCTCCGAACGCCACGAGGCCGGCCGCATCGACCGCCAGCTGATCGGCCGCTGCTCTCGCCAGGGCGAACCCGGCAGCGCCCGCAGCTACATCAGCATGGACGACGAACTGCTGCGGCGCTTCGCCCCCCGGCCCGCCCGCCGCCTGCTGGCCCGGGCCCTCGCCGAAAACCGCCCGGGGGCCGCCGCTCTCGTCGAAAAAACCCTAGCCCTCGCCCAGCAGGCCGCCCAGCGCCTGGCCTTCCGCCAGCGCGAAACCGTCCTGCAGACCGACGACTGGCTGAGCGATGCGCTGTCGTTTGCCCGCTCGGAGGTGGAGGGGTGA
- a CDS encoding efflux RND transporter periplasmic adaptor subunit — translation MDPAAAIREIHQFPDHPGRFWPAFLEFASGQARAEAAILLTRKRNPGTWKPLSHWPEASRNIPPKLLQAAEKISDAALQKGTAWACVPGAKAGETDLVLFGLRLHQEDAGQDSVAVFVAGGTRDGEKERTLAGLQLLADAPAVYQRERAARRALQQMAAVGETLDMLVLLNAEKNHFAAAMTLVNETAARIGCSRVSLGWLEKGYVRLQAVSHMERFERKMEIVGRLEAAMEEALDQDEEIVLPPGEQSGAVVRDHAQFAAEQGVPYMVSLPIRLDGEPVGVLSCERQQAPFTEKELLGLRVLCDQTARRLGDLKAAGRWWGAKLADALRDKTSALLGVEHTLAKGCALLACLLLAAMIVIKIPYRVEAPFILKSDDVRQVSVPFEGYIDEVHVRIGQQVRQGDLLLSLDSDDLLLEEAAAVANQIRYLREAEKARARGALVDMQIAQAQADQAAAQLELVRYRLGQAQLRSPIDGIVVEGDLEELRGAPVDKGNVLFKVARSENLFAQIRLNERDIHEIAAGQPGQIAFVSQPRLKFAMRMERIDPVAQAGEEGNLFHVRAAPAEAPPGWWRPGMSGIAKVEVGKRRILWIITHRTIDFLRMRLWM, via the coding sequence TTGGACCCAGCAGCCGCCATCCGGGAAATCCATCAATTCCCCGACCATCCGGGCCGGTTCTGGCCCGCCTTTCTGGAGTTCGCCTCCGGGCAGGCCAGGGCCGAAGCCGCCATCCTCTTGACCCGCAAGCGCAACCCGGGCACCTGGAAGCCTCTGAGCCACTGGCCCGAGGCCAGCCGCAACATCCCCCCCAAACTGCTGCAAGCCGCGGAGAAGATCTCCGACGCGGCCCTGCAGAAGGGGACCGCCTGGGCCTGCGTCCCGGGCGCGAAGGCAGGGGAGACCGATCTGGTGCTGTTCGGTCTGCGCCTGCACCAGGAAGATGCCGGTCAGGACAGCGTGGCGGTATTTGTCGCCGGCGGGACCCGGGACGGGGAAAAGGAGCGGACCCTTGCCGGCCTGCAGCTGCTGGCCGATGCCCCGGCCGTGTACCAGCGCGAGCGGGCGGCGCGGCGGGCTTTGCAGCAAATGGCCGCGGTGGGCGAAACCCTCGACATGCTGGTGCTGCTCAACGCCGAGAAGAACCACTTCGCCGCGGCCATGACCCTGGTCAACGAGACCGCGGCCCGCATCGGCTGCTCGCGGGTGAGCCTGGGCTGGCTCGAGAAGGGGTATGTCCGCCTGCAGGCCGTCAGCCACATGGAGCGCTTCGAACGCAAGATGGAGATCGTCGGCAGGCTCGAAGCGGCCATGGAGGAGGCCCTCGACCAGGACGAGGAGATTGTGCTGCCGCCCGGCGAGCAGAGCGGCGCGGTGGTTCGCGACCATGCGCAGTTCGCCGCCGAGCAGGGGGTGCCGTACATGGTTTCGCTGCCGATCCGCCTCGACGGCGAGCCGGTGGGGGTGCTGAGCTGCGAGCGGCAGCAGGCGCCTTTTACCGAAAAAGAGCTGCTCGGCCTGCGGGTGCTCTGCGACCAGACAGCCCGCCGGCTCGGTGACCTGAAGGCCGCGGGCCGCTGGTGGGGGGCGAAGCTGGCCGATGCGCTGCGCGACAAGACCTCCGCCCTGCTCGGGGTGGAGCACACCTTGGCCAAGGGCTGCGCCCTGCTCGCCTGCCTGCTGCTGGCCGCCATGATCGTGATCAAGATCCCCTACCGGGTCGAGGCCCCCTTCATACTCAAGAGCGACGACGTCCGCCAGGTGTCGGTCCCCTTCGAGGGATACATCGACGAGGTGCACGTCAGGATCGGCCAGCAGGTCCGCCAGGGGGATCTGCTGCTTTCGCTGGACAGCGACGATCTGCTGCTCGAGGAAGCGGCGGCCGTCGCCAACCAGATTCGCTACCTGCGCGAAGCCGAAAAGGCCCGGGCCCGCGGCGCCCTGGTCGACATGCAGATCGCCCAGGCCCAGGCCGACCAGGCGGCGGCCCAGCTCGAACTGGTCCGCTACCGGCTGGGCCAGGCGCAGCTGCGCTCGCCTATCGACGGCATCGTCGTCGAGGGCGACCTGGAAGAGCTGCGCGGGGCGCCCGTCGACAAGGGGAACGTCCTGTTCAAAGTGGCCCGCAGCGAAAACCTCTTCGCCCAGATCAGGCTCAACGAGCGGGACATTCACGAAATCGCCGCCGGCCAACCGGGCCAGATCGCCTTCGTCAGCCAGCCCCGGCTCAAGTTCGCCATGCGGATGGAGCGCATCGACCCCGTGGCCCAGGCCGGCGAGGAAGGCAACCTCTTCCACGTCCGCGCCGCCCCCGCCGAAGCCCCGCCCGGCTGGTGGCGCCCAGGCATGAGCGGCATCGCCAAGGTCGAAGTCGGCAAGCGGCGGATTCTCTGGATTATCACCCACCGCACGATTGATTTTCTGCGCATGCGGTTGTGGATGTGA
- a CDS encoding efflux RND transporter periplasmic adaptor subunit: protein MSCTEKRSPVRKLFSLLAALLLCLAGAAPLAAAEQFSIPGVTEPYQDVALGIAVAGRVAKIHVAEGARVNKGEVILELDKRSEELEAERRKLIWQSKAEVESAARQVKTLEAHLKSTGELYASTGSVNREELENQELEFALAQAELARLEAAEAREEIEYNIAREQLAKRYLRAPFTGTVAELLVGPGENCEIEKPLVQFVDTSRGTFVANLELAAVRDLKPGKAVELQLQTGGDPVSLKGEIILVSPVVDPASGLRKVKAVFDNKEGKIVPGVAGAMILN, encoded by the coding sequence TTGAGTTGCACCGAGAAAAGATCCCCCGTCCGCAAACTTTTTTCCTTGCTGGCCGCCCTGCTGCTCTGCTTGGCAGGGGCGGCGCCCCTGGCAGCTGCCGAGCAGTTCAGCATCCCGGGGGTCACAGAACCCTACCAGGATGTGGCGTTGGGCATCGCCGTGGCCGGGCGGGTGGCGAAGATCCATGTCGCCGAAGGGGCCAGGGTCAACAAGGGGGAGGTCATCCTCGAGCTGGACAAACGCAGCGAGGAGTTGGAGGCCGAACGGCGCAAGCTGATCTGGCAGAGCAAGGCGGAGGTCGAGTCCGCCGCCCGGCAGGTGAAGACCCTCGAAGCCCACCTCAAATCGACCGGCGAACTCTACGCCTCGACCGGCTCGGTGAACCGCGAAGAGCTGGAAAATCAGGAGCTGGAATTCGCCCTCGCCCAGGCCGAGTTGGCCCGGCTCGAAGCCGCCGAGGCGCGCGAGGAGATCGAATACAACATTGCCCGCGAGCAACTCGCCAAGCGCTACCTGCGCGCCCCCTTCACCGGCACCGTCGCCGAACTGCTGGTGGGCCCCGGCGAGAACTGCGAGATCGAAAAGCCGCTGGTCCAGTTCGTGGACACCAGCCGCGGCACCTTCGTCGCCAACCTCGAGCTGGCCGCCGTCCGCGACCTCAAGCCGGGCAAGGCGGTCGAGTTGCAGCTACAGACCGGCGGCGACCCGGTCAGCCTCAAGGGGGAGATCATCCTGGTCAGCCCGGTGGTCGACCCGGCCAGCGGCCTGCGCAAGGTGAAGGCGGTGTTCGACAACAAGGAAGGGAAAATCGTGCCGGGGGTTGCCGGGGCGATGATTCTGAACTGA